A region of Helicoverpa zea isolate HzStark_Cry1AcR chromosome 16, ilHelZeax1.1, whole genome shotgun sequence DNA encodes the following proteins:
- the LOC124637414 gene encoding myosin heavy chain, muscle isoform X24, producing MPKPVVQEGEDPDPTPYLFVSLEQKRIDQSKPYDGKKACWVPDEKEGFLQGEIKATKGELVTVSLPGGEEKTLKKELLSQVNPPKFEKVEDMADLTYLNEAAVLHNLRQRYYAKLIYTYSGLFCVAINPYKRFPVYTTRCAKLYRGKRRSEVPPHIFAISDGAYVNMLTNHENQSMLITGESGAGKTENTKKVIAYFATVGASQKKDPSQEKKGSLEDQVVQTNPVLEAFGNAKTVRNDNSSRFGKFIRIHFGPSGKLAGADIETYLLEKARVISQQALERSYHIFYQMMSGSVPGLKALCLLSNDVNDYNIVSQGKTSIPGVDDGEEMRLTDQAMDVLGFTQEEKDNVYKITAAVMHMGRMQFKQRGREEQAEADGTEDGDKVAKLLGVEMQDLYKNLLKPRIKVGNEFVTQGRNKDQVTNSVGALCKGMFDRLFKWLVKKCNETLDTKQKRQHFIGVLDIAGFEIFDFNGFEQLCINFTNEKLQQFFNHHMFVLEQEEYKKEGINWAFIDFGMDLLACIDLIEKPMGILSILEEESMFPKATDQTFVEKLNNNHLGKSAPYLKPKPPKPGCQAAHFAIGHYAGNVGYNITGWLEKNKDPLNDTVVDQFKKGQNKLLVEIFADHPGQSGDAGGGGGKGGRGKKGGGFATVSSAYREQLNNLMTTLRSTQPHFVRCIIPNELKQPGLIDSHLVMHQLTCNGVLEGIRICRKGFPNRMVYPDFKLRYKILCPNLIKEPITPEIATKKILEHTGLDSESFRLGKTKVFFRAGVLGQMEELRDDRLSKIVSWLQAYIRGYLSRKEYKKLQEQRLALQVVQRNLRKYLQLRTWPWWKLWQKVKPLLNVTRVEDELAKLEEKAQKAQEAFEKEEKLRKELEGLNAKLLEEKTALLASIEGKEGSLSEVQERAAKLNAQKADLELQLRDTQDRLTQEEDARNQLFQAKKKLEQEVSGLKKDVEDLELSVQKSEQDKATKDHQIRNLNDEIAHQDELINKLNKEKKLQGESNQKTSEELQAAEDKVNHLNKVKQKLEQTLDELEDSLEREKKLRADVEKQRRKVEGDLKLTQEAVADLERNKKELEQTIQRKDKEISSLTAKLEDEQSLVSKLQKQIKELQGRIEELEEEVESERQARAKAEKQRADLARELEELGERLEEAGGATSAQIELNKKREAELSKLRRDLEEANIQHESTLANLRKKHNDAVSEMGEQLDQLNKLKAKAEKERSQYFSEVNDLRAGLDHVSNEKAAQEKIVKQLQHQLNEVQSKADEANRTLNDLDAAKKKLSIENSDLLRQLEEAESQVSQLSKIKVSLTTQLEDTKRLADEEARERATLLGKFRNLEHDLDNIREQVEEEAEGKADLQRQLSKANAEAQLWRSKYESEGVARSEELEEAKRKLQARLAEAEETIESLNQKVVALEKTKQRLATEVEDLQLEVDRATAIANAAEKKQKAFDKIIGEWKLKVDDLAAELDASQKECRNYSTELFRLKGAYEEGQEQLEAVRRENKNLADEVKDLLDQIGEGGRNIHEIEKARKRLEAEKDELQAALEEAEAALEQEENKVLRAQLELSQVRQEIDRRIQEKEEEFENTRKNHQRALDSMQASLEAEAKGKAEALRMKKKLEADINELEIALDHANKANAEAQKNIKRYQAQIKDLQTALEEEQRARDDAREQLGISERRANALQNELEESRTLLEQADRARRQAEQELGDAHEQLNELSAQSASLSAAKRKLESELQTLHSDLDELLNEAKNSEEKAKKAMVDAARLADELRAEQDHAQTQEKLRKALEQQIKELQVRLDEAEANALKGGKKAIQKLEQRVRELENELDGEQRRHADAQKNLRKSERRIKELTFQAEEDRKNHERMQDLVDKLQQKIKTYKRQIEEAEEIAALNLAKFRKAQQELEEAEERADLAEQAISKFRGKGRAGSAARGVSPAPQRSRPAFADGFGTFPPRFDLAPEDF from the exons ATGCCGAAGCCAGTAGTCCAAGAGGGCGAGGACCCCGATCCGACTCCGTACCTGTTCGTGTCTCTGGAACAGAAGCGTATCGACCAGAGCAAGCCCTACGATGGCAAGAAGGCATGCTGGGTGCCTGACGAAAAGGAGGGTTTCCTCCAGGGCGAGATCAAGGCCACCAAGGGTGAGCTGGTGACCGTCAGCCTGCCTGGTGGTGAG GAAAAGACGTTAAAAAAGGAACTCCTCTCACAAGTAAACCCGCCGAAATTCGAGAAAGTCGAGGACATGGCTGACTTGACTTATCTTAACGAGGCAGCTGTACTCCACAATCTTCGACAACGATACTATGCGAAACTGATCTAT ACGTACTCGGGTCTCTTCTGTGTGGCTATCAACCCCTACAAGAGGTTCCCCGTGTACACCACACGATGCGCCAAGCTCTACCGTGGCAAGCGTCGTTCGGAGGTGCCCCCTCACATCTTCGCCATTTCCGACGGTGCCTACGTCAACATGTTGACCAACCACGAGAATCAATCTATGTTGATTAC CGGTGAGTCTGGTGCCGGAAAGACTGAGAACACGAAGAAGGTAATTGCGTACTTCGCCACCGTCGGTGCCTCCCAAAAGAAGGACCCGTCCCAGGAGAAGAAGGGCTCCCTTGAAGACCAGGTCGTACAGACTAACCCTGTACTTGAAGCCTTCGGTAACGCCAAGACCGTCCGTAACGACAACTCGTCTCGTTTC GGTAAATTCATCCGTATCCACTTCGGACCCTCCGGTAAACTGGCTGGTGCTGATATCGAGACCT ATCTGCTCGAGAAGGCCCGTGTCATCTCCCAACAGGCTCTTGAGCGTTCTTACCACATCTTCTACCAGATGATGTCTGGCTCCGTTCCTGGACTTAAGG CTCTGTGTTTACTATCCAACGACGTCAATGACTACAACATCGTGTCGCAAGGCAAGACTAGTATTCCTGGCGTTGATGACGGCGAGGAAATGAGACTTACCGAC CAAGCCATGGACGTCCTGGGCTTCACCCAGGAAGAGAAGGACAACGTATACAAGATCACCGCCGCTGTCATGCACATGGGTCGCATGCAGTTCAAGCAGAGAGGTCGCGAGGAACAGGCTGAGGCCGACGGCACTGAG GATGGTGACAAGGTTGCCAAGCTCCTCGGTGTTGAGATGCAGGACCTCTACAAGAACTTGTTGAAGCCCCGCATCAAGGTCGGAAACGAGTTCGTCACCCAGGGTCGTAACAAGGACCAGGTCACCAACTCCGTCGGTGCTCTCTGCAAGGGCATGTTCGATCGTCTCTTCAAGTGGCTCGTGAAGAAGTGTAACGAGACCCTAGACACCAAGCAGAAGAGGCAGCACTTCATCGGTGTACTGGATATCGCCGGTTTCGAGATCTTCGAC TTCAACGGTTTCGAGCAACTCTGCATTAACTTCACCAATGAGAAGCTGCAGCAGTTCTTTAACCACCACATGTTCGTACTCGAACAAGAGGAGTACAAGAAGGAGGGTATCAACTGGGCCTTCATCGATTTCGGAATGGACTTGCTCGCTTGTATCGATCTTATCGAAAAG CCCATGGGTATCCTCTCCATCCTTGAGGAAGAGTCTATGTTCCCCAAAGCCACCGACCAGACCTTCGTTGAGAAGTTGAACAACAACCACTTGGGCAAGTCTGCTCCTTACCTGAAGCCGAAGCCGCCCAAGCCCGGTTGCCAGGCCGCTCACTTCGCCATTGGTCACTACGCCGGTAAC GTCGGCTACAACATCACTGGATGGCTTGAGAAGAACAAGGACCCCCTCAACGACACTGTCGTTGACCAGTTCAAGAAGGGTCAGAACAAACTGTTGGTTGAGATCTTTGCTGACCATCCTGGTCAGTCTGGTGATGCCGGTGGCGGTGGTGGCAAGG GAGGTCGCGGTAAGAAGGGCGGTGGTTTCGCTACTGTGTCCTCCGCTTACAGG GAACAACTTAACAACCTGATGACCACCCTGAGGTCTACCCAGCCTCACTTCGTACGTTGTATCATCCCCAACGAGTTGAAGCAGCCTG GTCTCATCGACTCTCACCTTGTGATGCACCAGCTGACCTGTAACGGTGTGCTTGAAGGCATCCGTATTTGCCGTAAAGGTTTCCCCAACAGGATGGTCTACCCCGACTTCAAGCTCCG ATACAAAATTCTGTGCCCGAACCTCATCAAAGAGCCAATTACACCTGAGATTGCTACTAAGAAAATTCTCGAACATACCGGATTGGATTCGGAGTCTTTCAGGCTCGGAAAGACTAAG GTATTCTTCCGCGCTGGTGTCCTGGGTCAGATGGAAGAGTTGCGTGACGACAGGCTGTCCAAGATCGTCTCGTGGCTCCAGGCCTACATCCGTGGTTACCTGTCCCGTAAGGAGTACAAGAAGCTGCAGGAACAGAG gttgGCTCTCCAAGTTGTCCAGCGCAACTTGCGCAAGTACCTGCAACTCCGCACCTGGCCCTGGTGGAAGTTGTGGCAGAAGGTCAAGCCCCTCCTCAACGTCACCCGCGTCGAGGATGAGCTCGCG AAACTTGAGGAGAAGGCCCAGAAGGCCCAGGAGGCTTTCGAGAAGGAAGAGAAGCTCCGCAAGGAGCTCGAGGGTCTCAACGCCAAGCTCCTCGAGGAGAAGACCGCTCTGCTTGCCTCCATCGAGGGCAAGGAGGGCTCCCTCTCCGAGGTGCAGGAGCGCGCTGCCAAGCTCAACGCGCAGAAGGCCGACCTCGAGCTCCAGCTCAGG GACACCCAGGACCGCCTTACCCAGGAAGAGGATGCCCGCAACCAGCTCTTCCAGGCTAAGAAGAAGTTGGAACAGGAAGTCTCCGGCCTCAAGAAGGATGTCGAAGACTTGGAACTGTCCGTCCAGAAGTCCGAGCAGGACAAGGCCACCAAGGACCACCAGATCCGCAACTTGAACGACGAGATCGCCCACCAAGACGAGCTCATCAACAAGTTGAACAAGGAGAAGAAGCTCCAGGGAGAGTCCAACCAGAAGACCTCCGAGGAGCTCCAGGCCGCCGAGGACAAGGTCAACCACCTCAACAAGGTCAAGCAGAAGCTCGAGCAGACCCTCGACGAGCTCGAGGACTCTCTGGAGCGCGAGAAGAAGCTGCGCGCCGACGTCGAGAAGCAGAGGAGGAAGGTGGAGGGCGACCTCAAGCTCACCCAGGAGGCCGTCGCCGACCTCGAGCGCAACAAGAAGGAGCTCGAGCAGACCATCCAGCGCAAGGACAAGGAGATCTCGTCCCTTACCGCCAAGCTGGAGGACGAGCAGTCGCTTGTCAGCAAGCTCCAGAAACAGATCAAGGAATTGCAAGGCCGCATCGAAGAGCTCGAGGAGGAGGTCGAATCCGAACGCCAGGCTCGCGCTAAGGCCGAGAAGCAGCGTGCCGACCTCGCCCGCGAGCTCGAGGAGCTGGGTGAGCGCCTTGAGGAAGCCGGTGGCGCCACCTCCGCTCAGATTGAGCTGAACAAGAAGCGCGAGGCTGAGCTCAGCAAGCTGCGCCGCGACCTCGAGGAGGCCAACATCCAGCACGAGTCTACCCTCGCCAACCTCCGCAAGAAGCACAACGATGCCGTCTCGGAGATGGGCGAGCAGCTCGACCAGCTCAACAAGCTCAAGGCCAA GGCTGAGAAAGAGCGCTCTCAGTACTTTAGCGAAGTCAATGACCTTCGTGCCGGACTCGACCATGTGTCCAACGAAAAG GCTGCCCAAGAGAAGATCGTCAAGCAGCTGCAGCACCAGCTCAACGAGGTGCAGAGCAAGGCTGACGAAGCCAACCGCACCCTCAACGACCTGGATGCCGCCAAGAAGAAGCTGTCCATCGAGAACTCCGACCTTCTTCGCCAATTGGAGGAGGCCGAGTCCCAGGTTTCTCAGCTGTCCAAGATCAAGGTGTCCCTCACCACTCAGCTCGAGGACACCAAGAGGCTCGCCGACGAAGAGGCCAGG GAACGCGCCACCCTTCTTGGCAAGTTCCGCAACCTCGAGCACGACCTGGACAACATCCGCGAACAGGTCGAGGAGGAGGCCGAAGGCAAGGCTGATCTTCAACGCCAGCTTTCCAAGGCCAACGCCGAGGCTCAGCTCTGGCGCTCCAAGTACGAGTCCGAGGGCGTGGCCCGCTCCGAGGAACTCGAGGAGGCCAAGCGCAAGCTCCAGGCCCGCCTTGCCGAAGCCGAGGAGACCATTGAGTCCCTCAACCAGAAGGTTGTCGCTCTTGAGAAGACCAAGCAGCGTCTCGCCACCGAGGTCGAGGACCTGCAGCTCGAGGTCGACCGTGCCACCGCCATCGCCAACGCTGCCGAGAAGAAGCAGAAGGCCTTCGACAAGATCATCGGAGAATGGAAGCTCAAGGTTGACGACCTTGCCGCTGAGCTCGACGCCAGCCAGAAGGAGTGCCGCAACTACTCCACTGAGCTGTTCCGTCTCAAGGGTGCCTACGAGGAAGGCCAGGAACAGCTTGAGGCTGTCCGCCGTGAGAACAAGAACCTCGCCGACGAAGTCAAGGACCTCCTTGACCAGATCGGTGAAGGTGGCCGCAACATCCACGAGATCGAGAAGGCCAGGAAGCGCCTTGAGGCCGAGAAGGACGAGCTCCAGGCCGCCCTTGAGGAGGCTGAGGCAGCCCTCGAACAGGAGGAGAACAAGGTTCTCCGCGCTCAGCTTGAGCTGTCCCAGGTCAGGCAGGAGATCGACAGGCGCATCCAAGAGAAGGAGGAGGAGTTCGAGAACACACGCAAGAACCACCAGCGCGCCCTCGACTCCATGCAGGCTTCCCTCGAAGCCGAGGCTAAGGGCAAGGCTGAGGCCCTGCGCATGAAGAAGAAGCTTGAGGCTGACATCAACGAGCTTGAGATCGCTCTTGACCACGCCAACAAGGCTAACGCTGAGGCCCAGAAGAACATCAAGCGCTACCAGGCCCAGATCAAGGACCTCCAGACCGCCCTGGAAGAGGAACAGCGCGCCCGCGACGATGCCCGCGAACAGCTCGGCATCTCAGAACGCCGCGCCAACGCCCTCCAGAACGAGCTCGAGGAGTCCCGCACCCTCCTGGAACAGGCCGACCGCGCCCGCCGCCAGGCCGAACAGGAACTCGGCGACGCTCACGAACAGCTCAACGAGCTGTCCGCCCAGAGCGCCTCCCTGTCCGCTGCCAAGAGGAAACTCGAGTCCGAGCTGCAGACCCTGCACTCCGACCTCGACGAGCTCCTCAACGAGGCTAAGAACTCCGAGGAGAAGGCCAAGAAGGCTATGGTTGACGCCGCCCGTCTTGCCGACGAGCTGCGCGCCGAACAAGACCACGCCCAGACCCAGGAGAAACTCCGCAAGGCTCTTGAGCAACAGATCAAGGAACTGCAAGTCAGGCTGGATGAGGCTGAAGCCAACGCCCTTAAGGGAGGCAAGAAGGCCATCCAGAAACTGGAACAGAGGGTCAGGGAGCTTGAGAACGAGCTTGACGGTGAACAGAGGAGACACGCCGACGCCCAGAAGAACCTCCGCAAGTCAGAGAGGCGCATCAAGGAGCTCACCTTCCAGGCCGAGGAGGACCGCAAGAACCACGAGCGCATGCAGGACCTCGTCGACAAACTGCAACAGAAGATCAAGACCTACAAGAGGCAGATCGAGGAAGCCGAAGAAATCGCCGCCCTCAACTTGGCTAAGTTCCGCAAGGCACAGCAGGAGTTGGAGGAGGCCGAGGAAAGGGCAGACCTTGCCGAGCAGGCCATCAGCAAATTCCGTGGCAAGGGACGTGCGGGTTCCGCTGCGAGAGGAGTCAGTCCGGCG CCCCAGCGCTCGCGTCCCGCCTTCGCTGACGGTTTCGGCACCTTCCCACCTAGGTTCGACCTGGCGCCCGAAGATTTCTAA